One part of the Pseudomonadota bacterium genome encodes these proteins:
- the cbiQ gene encoding cobalt ECF transporter T component CbiQ, translating to MSEKINRAFYDIGHLDSLAEADTPLHRLDPRAKVLVTAVFIICVVSFDKYEIARLLPFFLYPALLIGLGNLPLGFLLRKLLMVSPFVIFIGIFNPWLDRTVLLHLGSLHVTGGWLSFISLLLRFSLTVGCALILIASTGFPAFCMALEKLGAPRILAVQLLLLYRYLFILIGEAIRMIRAHSLRSFNRKSGISFKVFLQMLGNLLLRTIDRAQRIHRAMLSRAFTREIRIVRQFSFGYGEAMFLIGFSGLFIVLRLTDVADLLGRLLLEISR from the coding sequence ATGTCGGAAAAAATTAATCGGGCCTTTTACGATATCGGCCATCTGGACAGTCTGGCCGAAGCGGACACCCCCCTGCATCGCCTTGACCCACGGGCCAAAGTCCTGGTCACTGCGGTATTCATTATCTGCGTGGTCTCCTTTGACAAATACGAAATCGCCCGGCTCCTGCCCTTCTTTCTCTACCCGGCCCTGCTGATCGGGCTCGGCAACCTGCCTCTGGGTTTCCTACTCCGCAAGTTGCTGATGGTTTCGCCCTTTGTCATCTTCATCGGCATCTTCAACCCCTGGCTGGACCGAACTGTTCTTTTACATCTTGGTTCTTTGCACGTTACCGGCGGCTGGCTTTCCTTCATCTCTCTTCTACTGCGCTTTTCGCTCACCGTTGGTTGCGCCCTGATCCTCATTGCCTCCACCGGCTTTCCGGCCTTTTGCATGGCCCTGGAAAAATTGGGGGCGCCCAGGATACTCGCCGTCCAGCTCTTGCTCCTCTACCGTTATCTTTTCATCCTGATCGGCGAAGCCATCCGGATGATCCGCGCCCACTCCCTGCGTTCTTTCAACCGCAAGAGCGGAATCTCCTTCAAAGTCTTTCTGCAAATGCTGGGCAACCTGCTCCTCCGCACCATTGATCGTGCCCAGAGGATTCACCGGGCCATGCTCTCGCGCGCCTTTACCAGAGAAATACGAATCGTCAGACAGTTCAGCTTTGGATACGGGGAAGCCATGTTTCTGATAGGCTTCAGCGGATTATTTATTGTATTACGCCTGACCGATGTCGCGGATTTACTGGGGCGCCTTTTACTGGAGATCAGCCGATGA
- a CDS encoding energy-coupling factor ABC transporter permease, protein MHMADALLSPAVGGTMWAATAAATFYSSNKVKKSLDDHKIPLMGVLAAFVFAAQMINFTIPATGSSGHLGGGLLLAILLGPHAAFLAIASVLTVQSLFFADGGLLALGCNIFNLGVFPCFIAYPLIYKKIVGNRPTQARLMIGSVIAAVIGLQLGALGVVLETTVSGITELPFSSFVIMMQPIHLAIGIVEGLVTAGVISFIWLNRPEILEKAAADQPLGSLRMKPILLGLALVTVFTGGILSWYASEHPDGLEWSMFKVSGQEELEAPKGIHHALEGMQEKTAFLPDYGFKETAENDSGKLGTSVAGLVGGLLVMLLGIGIGALLKNRAVTNHGKVIPEG, encoded by the coding sequence ATGCATATGGCAGACGCTTTACTTTCACCCGCTGTGGGCGGTACCATGTGGGCCGCCACCGCCGCCGCCACCTTTTACAGCTCGAACAAGGTTAAAAAGAGCCTTGACGACCACAAGATTCCGTTGATGGGGGTCCTGGCAGCCTTTGTTTTCGCCGCCCAGATGATCAACTTCACCATTCCCGCCACCGGCTCCAGCGGCCATCTCGGCGGAGGACTGCTGCTGGCGATACTTCTGGGGCCGCACGCCGCCTTTCTCGCCATCGCCTCGGTGCTGACCGTCCAGTCCCTGTTCTTCGCCGATGGAGGGCTGCTGGCCCTGGGCTGCAACATCTTCAACCTCGGGGTTTTTCCCTGCTTCATTGCCTACCCGCTGATCTACAAAAAAATCGTCGGGAATCGTCCGACTCAGGCCAGGCTGATGATCGGCAGCGTGATTGCCGCGGTGATCGGTCTGCAGCTGGGCGCCCTCGGGGTCGTATTGGAGACGACTGTTTCCGGGATTACCGAACTGCCCTTCTCGTCTTTTGTCATCATGATGCAGCCCATTCATCTGGCCATCGGCATCGTTGAAGGCCTGGTCACCGCCGGGGTCATCTCCTTCATCTGGCTGAATCGCCCGGAAATTCTGGAAAAAGCCGCCGCCGACCAGCCCCTCGGTTCTTTACGGATGAAACCGATTCTGCTCGGTCTTGCTCTGGTCACGGTATTCACGGGCGGGATCCTTTCCTGGTATGCCTCGGAGCATCCGGACGGGCTGGAATGGTCGATGTTCAAGGTTTCCGGCCAGGAAGAACTGGAAGCGCCGAAAGGAATCCACCACGCTCTGGAAGGAATGCAGGAAAAAACCGCCTTTTTACCTGACTACGGGTTCAAGGAAACGGCAGAAAATGACTCGGGCAAACTCGGCACTTCGGTGGCCGGACTGGTCGGTGGACTGCTGGTTATGCTGCTTGGCATAGGTATCGGCGCACTCTTGAAAAATCGTGCAGTCACCAATCATGGGAAAGTTATACCCGAAGGGTGA
- a CDS encoding LbtU family siderophore porin, with protein sequence MSKTTALLLIPLILLSLAHQAQADDSAEIENLRRRLEKLEGRETETEGFNITEAGKLLNIWGVVEIEAGYRDTKDLPAESDISVATALIGFDARFNDRVEGRIALLHEEGEEPEVTVDEAHLSVSWANVIAGDLTLTAGKKYLPFGNFNSSMVSDPLTLELGETSRTLLMTGWKRGMVEAQFGIFNGAHDTTGHDVIDNGVASLAITPSNIFGFGISYMCDLAETNGDLLADATTEYEDNVNALSAYLSLNLSSVTVSLEYLGALKNFSTSMLADPDHAAELTGSKPRAWFGEAAYAPNDAWSFSARYEKAKHYQDDVARYGVTGSYGLYENTVLSLEYLYSDYDKTTENKASQVTLQLALEF encoded by the coding sequence ATGTCTAAAACCACCGCGCTGTTGCTGATCCCGTTAATACTCCTGTCCCTTGCCCACCAGGCTCAGGCGGACGACTCAGCGGAAATCGAAAACCTTCGCCGCCGCCTGGAAAAACTGGAGGGAAGGGAGACGGAAACGGAAGGCTTCAATATTACCGAAGCCGGCAAGCTTCTGAACATCTGGGGCGTCGTTGAGATTGAAGCTGGCTACCGGGATACCAAGGATCTTCCGGCTGAAAGCGACATCTCTGTCGCCACAGCCCTGATCGGTTTCGACGCCAGATTCAATGATCGGGTCGAGGGGCGTATCGCCCTGCTCCACGAAGAAGGGGAAGAACCGGAAGTGACCGTTGATGAAGCCCATCTCAGTGTTTCCTGGGCAAACGTCATCGCTGGAGATCTTACATTGACAGCCGGGAAAAAATATCTGCCTTTCGGCAACTTCAACAGCTCGATGGTCAGCGACCCTCTTACCCTGGAACTCGGGGAGACCAGCCGCACCCTCCTGATGACCGGCTGGAAGAGAGGCATGGTCGAAGCTCAATTCGGGATATTCAACGGCGCTCACGACACCACGGGCCATGATGTCATCGATAACGGGGTCGCGTCCCTGGCGATTACCCCTTCCAACATATTCGGATTCGGAATTTCCTATATGTGCGACCTGGCCGAAACCAATGGCGACCTGCTGGCCGATGCCACAACGGAGTACGAGGACAATGTCAATGCTCTCAGCGCCTACCTGTCGCTTAACCTCTCGTCGGTAACCGTCAGCCTGGAATACCTTGGCGCCTTGAAGAATTTTTCCACCAGCATGCTGGCCGATCCGGATCATGCCGCCGAACTGACCGGAAGCAAACCGAGAGCCTGGTTCGGGGAGGCTGCCTATGCCCCGAACGACGCCTGGAGTTTCAGCGCCCGGTACGAGAAGGCAAAGCACTACCAGGACGATGTGGCACGATATGGCGTAACCGGCAGTTATGGCCTCTATGAAAACACCGTCCTCTCGCTTGAATACCTGTACAGCGATTATGACAAAACTACCGAAAACAAGGCTTCTCAGGTAACGCTTCAGCTTGCCCTGGAATTCTAA
- a CDS encoding sulfite exporter TauE/SafE family protein, which translates to MTDTLMLYSGAITLGALHAFEPGHGKTLIAAYMIGSRGKAWDGFILGAIVTFTHTFSVILLGIIAKLLSTSYSATELHNWLGLVSAAIIIVVGIWMLRQRLFGHSGHHHFHLFGKGHSHHDHVHSDHHQHDHLDHHSHNHRHDQHEHHPGDEPHQHPHPHSHSHAAHQPEQAKIASYSKWDLLLLGISGGIIPCPAAIATLLAAVAAGRIAQGLSITIFFSLGLGLVMMGIGVALSQAGRLTGKISENLEFGRRMGIASAVLIVFLGSYTMFHSVRNIWF; encoded by the coding sequence ATGACTGATACACTCATGCTTTATTCCGGCGCAATCACTCTCGGCGCTCTTCATGCCTTTGAACCCGGCCATGGCAAAACTTTAATTGCCGCCTACATGATCGGCAGCAGAGGCAAGGCCTGGGACGGCTTTATCCTGGGAGCGATTGTTACCTTTACCCATACCTTTAGTGTTATTCTCCTCGGGATAATCGCGAAGCTCCTGTCGACAAGCTATTCGGCGACCGAACTCCATAACTGGCTCGGGCTGGTGTCGGCGGCGATCATCATCGTGGTCGGAATCTGGATGCTGCGCCAGAGACTATTCGGGCATTCCGGACATCACCACTTTCATCTTTTCGGGAAAGGCCACAGCCATCACGACCATGTTCATTCAGACCATCACCAGCATGATCATCTTGACCACCATAGCCACAACCACCGGCATGATCAGCATGAGCACCACCCCGGCGATGAGCCGCATCAGCACCCTCACCCACATTCCCACAGCCATGCCGCCCATCAGCCTGAACAGGCTAAAATCGCATCGTACAGCAAGTGGGACCTTCTCCTGCTCGGCATATCCGGCGGCATTATTCCCTGCCCCGCCGCCATTGCCACTTTGCTGGCAGCAGTTGCCGCCGGAAGAATCGCCCAGGGGCTGAGCATCACCATCTTCTTCAGTCTCGGTCTGGGTCTGGTGATGATGGGGATCGGAGTCGCCCTGTCCCAGGCCGGTCGCTTGACCGGAAAGATCAGCGAGAATCTCGAATTCGGCCGCCGCATGGGTATAGCCAGCGCTGTCCTGATTGTTTTTCTTGGTTCCTACACCATGTTCCACTCAGTCAGAAACATCTGGTTTTAG
- a CDS encoding response regulator transcription factor, giving the protein MSNNKKIVVIDDHDTFRTSLKQIINKFPGFEVAGEASDARNGEIVVGEISPDLAVVDLSLPDKSGIQLTRIIRTIRPATRIVIVSMHSKIDYILGSLRAGALGYIVKESVSRCLLDALQAALKDEFYLDAALSQEIGARLLETAEAADVSDTGYGNLTSREQEILRLLAQGVAAKDIAEKLFISAKTVTNHRANILSKLELHSTADLVRYAAKLGLLEDIA; this is encoded by the coding sequence ATGTCAAACAATAAAAAAATTGTCGTTATTGATGATCATGATACCTTCCGGACAAGCCTGAAGCAGATCATCAACAAATTCCCGGGATTTGAAGTCGCAGGTGAAGCTTCAGACGCCAGAAACGGTGAAATCGTGGTCGGCGAAATCAGTCCGGATCTGGCCGTGGTTGATTTGTCGCTACCGGACAAGAGCGGTATCCAGCTGACCCGAATCATCAGGACCATCCGCCCGGCAACCCGCATCGTCATCGTCAGCATGCATTCGAAAATCGACTACATCCTCGGTTCATTACGGGCCGGCGCTCTAGGCTATATTGTCAAAGAATCCGTTTCAAGATGTCTGTTGGATGCTTTGCAGGCCGCCCTGAAAGATGAGTTCTACCTCGATGCCGCCCTTTCCCAGGAAATAGGGGCAAGGCTTCTTGAAACCGCCGAAGCGGCGGATGTCTCCGACACCGGTTACGGGAATCTCACCTCACGGGAACAGGAGATTCTGCGTCTTCTCGCCCAGGGCGTCGCCGCGAAAGACATCGCGGAAAAGCTCTTCATCAGCGCCAAAACCGTGACCAATCACCGGGCGAATATTTTGAGCAAACTCGAACTGCATAGCACCGCCGATCTGGTCAGATATGCTGCAAAGCTCGGGTTGCTCGAAGATATCGCCTGA
- a CDS encoding sensor histidine kinase, with amino-acid sequence MIKLSLRNRFILYFSPLIVCIFAFGIYNIRTFAFIHNHFEKLQQDVTPTAIAMLELKKILLSLESGIKEKRIDKQQVAESIRQLKKLVSAHGDHENLETNPTEKASHDTMHHVIRTMSLSEYIINQAETGWQDSELATVAEMIHQELISLGPVLDEHLQIHLQQLTETEDFLSLKYQHTLIFVSLAGAAVMVLAVIIFMAMMRSVLGPVKILQEGTRQIGAGNLRHRLAISSGDEFEFLAEEFSKMADKLSQYHESLDLKVQERTRELLDANSELQKAEEQVHFLSQELLEVQEAERQQISLDLHDNVAQELSSLKVASESILEDASQGKSVETREIGEWASLLDRCIKTVRELSYNLRPPGLEQIGLPSAISDYCRDFTRKNNIGVNFSKAGVDTLQLEFNYAINIYRLVQEALNNIKKHADARTVEVKMVSSHPNLILRIEDDGRGFDLDAGYLKARKNKRFGLLGMRERVRMMHGAFRIQATPGQGTRIFIEIPLDPTDVKQ; translated from the coding sequence GTGATCAAGCTGAGTCTACGCAACAGGTTTATCCTGTACTTCTCCCCGCTGATCGTCTGCATCTTTGCTTTTGGAATTTACAATATCCGGACCTTTGCCTTTATCCACAATCATTTCGAGAAACTGCAGCAGGACGTGACGCCAACCGCCATCGCGATGCTGGAACTCAAGAAAATCCTGCTCTCCCTTGAATCGGGGATCAAAGAAAAGCGCATTGACAAACAGCAGGTTGCCGAAAGCATCAGGCAACTGAAAAAGCTTGTTTCTGCCCACGGCGATCATGAAAATCTGGAAACGAATCCAACAGAGAAAGCCTCTCACGATACGATGCATCATGTGATCCGGACCATGAGCCTCTCCGAATATATTATCAACCAGGCGGAAACGGGCTGGCAGGACTCCGAATTAGCAACCGTTGCCGAGATGATCCATCAGGAACTGATTTCCCTAGGGCCGGTTCTCGATGAACACCTGCAGATCCATCTGCAGCAATTGACCGAGACGGAAGACTTCCTTTCCCTGAAATATCAGCACACCCTGATTTTTGTGAGCCTGGCCGGCGCGGCGGTTATGGTTCTCGCGGTCATTATTTTCATGGCCATGATGCGTTCCGTTCTCGGGCCGGTAAAAATACTACAGGAAGGGACCAGGCAGATCGGCGCCGGCAATCTGCGGCACCGGCTTGCCATTTCCTCCGGCGATGAATTCGAATTTCTCGCTGAGGAGTTCAGCAAGATGGCCGATAAACTCTCGCAATACCATGAAAGCCTTGACCTGAAGGTTCAGGAAAGAACCCGGGAACTTCTGGATGCAAACTCCGAATTGCAAAAGGCGGAAGAGCAGGTCCACTTTCTGTCGCAGGAGCTGCTTGAGGTCCAGGAAGCGGAGCGGCAGCAGATATCTCTGGACCTCCACGACAACGTGGCCCAGGAGTTGTCGTCATTAAAGGTGGCCAGTGAATCGATTCTGGAAGATGCTTCCCAGGGCAAGAGCGTCGAGACCAGGGAAATCGGCGAATGGGCCAGCCTCCTTGACCGCTGCATCAAGACCGTCAGGGAACTCTCCTACAACCTGCGTCCTCCCGGTCTTGAACAGATCGGCTTGCCGAGCGCCATTTCCGATTACTGCCGGGACTTTACGCGAAAAAACAACATCGGTGTCAACTTTTCCAAAGCCGGGGTCGATACATTGCAGCTGGAATTCAATTATGCTATTAACATTTACCGACTGGTGCAGGAGGCCTTGAATAATATCAAAAAACACGCCGACGCCCGAACGGTGGAGGTGAAAATGGTCTCCTCCCACCCGAATCTCATCCTCCGCATCGAAGATGACGGCCGGGGATTTGACCTGGACGCCGGATACCTGAAAGCAAGAAAGAACAAACGCTTTGGCTTGCTCGGAATGCGGGAAAGGGTCCGGATGATGCACGGCGCTTTCAGGATTCAGGCAACTCCCGGCCAGGGAACAAGAATATTTATCGAAATCCCACTGGACCCGACCGATGTCAAACAATAA
- a CDS encoding ABC transporter ATP-binding protein encodes MIHVENLTKEFGGYKAVDHVNLSVQSGEIFGFLGPNGAGKTTTIKMLAGLLKPDRGNIFIGGRDLAIEPQLCKKITGYIPDRPYLYEKLTGDEFLQFIASLYEVSPSRFAKLVPEYLGLFDLSEWRHHLIESYSHGMRQKLIITSAFILEPPLIVVDEPMVGLDPKSARIVKELFRKHARNGGTVFLSTHSLEIAEELCDRIAIIIQGKINNIGNIDSLRAEAKMAGSKLEDIFLELTGAYELQEVINALRSDE; translated from the coding sequence ATGATCCATGTCGAAAACCTGACCAAGGAGTTCGGAGGCTACAAGGCTGTTGACCATGTGAATCTCTCGGTACAATCAGGAGAAATCTTCGGCTTCCTTGGTCCGAACGGCGCAGGCAAAACCACCACCATCAAAATGCTCGCCGGACTCCTGAAACCCGACCGGGGCAACATTTTTATCGGCGGCAGGGATCTGGCAATTGAGCCGCAACTCTGCAAGAAGATCACCGGCTATATCCCCGACCGTCCATACCTGTACGAGAAACTTACCGGAGACGAGTTTCTGCAGTTTATCGCCAGCCTTTATGAAGTTTCCCCCTCCCGCTTTGCCAAACTGGTCCCGGAGTATCTGGGACTGTTTGATCTTTCCGAATGGCGCCACCATCTCATCGAGAGCTATTCGCACGGGATGCGCCAGAAACTGATCATCACCTCCGCCTTTATCCTGGAACCGCCGCTGATCGTCGTCGATGAACCAATGGTCGGCCTCGACCCCAAGAGCGCCCGGATCGTCAAAGAACTCTTCAGAAAGCACGCAAGAAATGGCGGCACAGTCTTCCTCTCGACCCACTCCTTGGAGATCGCCGAAGAACTCTGCGACCGGATCGCGATTATCATCCAGGGAAAAATCAATAATATCGGCAACATAGACTCACTGCGGGCCGAAGCGAAAATGGCTGGATCAAAACTCGAGGACATCTTCCTCGAACTGACCGGGGCGTATGAGTTGCAGGAGGTAATCAACGCCCTGCGGAGTGACGAGTGA
- a CDS encoding transglutaminase-like domain-containing protein codes for MQKISPATLIRLSLLVLWVVLFGLLLKRDYFIERLDLREARVIQKGREESFSGVYFQNERIGFVNNRLTPVADGFQLTQEALLLLNILEQRHRVELKISARLDPAMLLRNFDFQLESPFYSMTAKGQVEGKTVRFTITTGKEEINDSVTLDHPPFLATNQRGYLLERKPEPGSKIRIPYFDPVSLSGKDTVLEYKGYEKILLAGRIHRLHHFTESFSGMQINSWLDDDGKVIKEESPAGFTFLSEPEFKATDLPTQGREILSSVSVPVTGVMPGDYATREKLLFRLSFPEEAEVEIDKDRQRLNHGVLSVVLEPLPAANARACEGPPAELSATPYIQSEHSEISGLVDSLVEETMNDLKKVRAIADWVFKTLEKRPVLGIPDALTTLRMKKGDCNEHAALFAAMARNAGIPTRIVAGVTYHQQSFYYHAWNEVCLDGQWLSLDTTKNQIPADVTHIKFVEGETKEQIKIGGLLGRLQIEIVPE; via the coding sequence ATGCAGAAGATCAGCCCGGCCACTCTGATAAGACTCTCTTTACTCGTCTTGTGGGTGGTTCTCTTCGGACTGCTCCTCAAACGTGACTACTTCATCGAACGCCTTGACCTTCGGGAGGCGAGGGTCATCCAGAAGGGCCGGGAGGAGAGTTTCAGCGGCGTCTATTTTCAGAATGAACGCATCGGCTTTGTCAATAACCGGCTGACCCCGGTTGCTGACGGCTTTCAGCTGACCCAGGAAGCCCTCCTGTTGCTGAACATCCTTGAACAGCGGCACCGGGTGGAATTAAAGATCAGCGCGCGACTCGATCCGGCCATGCTGCTCCGGAATTTCGACTTTCAGCTCGAATCTCCGTTCTACAGCATGACCGCCAAGGGACAGGTGGAAGGGAAAACAGTCCGTTTCACCATCACCACCGGCAAGGAAGAGATCAATGATTCCGTCACTCTGGACCACCCCCCATTCCTCGCCACCAATCAGCGAGGCTACCTGCTTGAGCGAAAACCTGAACCCGGCAGCAAGATCCGGATACCCTATTTTGACCCGGTTTCCCTTTCCGGAAAAGATACGGTTCTGGAATATAAAGGATATGAGAAAATCCTGCTCGCCGGCAGAATCCATCGTCTCCACCATTTCACAGAATCCTTCTCCGGAATGCAGATCAATTCCTGGCTGGATGATGACGGCAAGGTGATCAAGGAAGAATCCCCTGCCGGGTTTACCTTTCTCTCGGAACCGGAATTCAAGGCTACCGACCTCCCGACACAGGGCAGGGAGATTCTCTCCAGCGTTTCCGTGCCGGTCACCGGTGTGATGCCAGGTGATTATGCGACCAGAGAAAAACTGCTCTTCCGCCTTTCGTTTCCGGAGGAAGCCGAAGTGGAAATCGACAAGGACCGGCAGCGGCTGAATCACGGGGTCCTTTCGGTCGTTCTTGAGCCCCTGCCCGCGGCAAATGCCCGCGCCTGCGAAGGCCCGCCTGCCGAACTTTCGGCAACACCTTATATCCAGTCCGAACACAGTGAAATTTCCGGACTGGTTGATTCTCTGGTCGAAGAGACCATGAACGATCTGAAAAAAGTCAGGGCCATTGCCGACTGGGTGTTCAAAACCCTTGAAAAAAGACCGGTGCTGGGCATCCCCGATGCACTCACCACCCTGCGCATGAAAAAGGGCGACTGCAACGAACACGCGGCCCTTTTCGCTGCCATGGCCAGAAACGCCGGGATTCCCACCAGGATTGTGGCAGGTGTTACCTATCACCAGCAATCATTTTATTACCACGCCTGGAACGAGGTCTGCCTCGACGGGCAATGGCTGTCCCTCGACACCACGAAAAACCAGATCCCGGCCGACGTCACCCATATCAAATTCGTCGAGGGGGAAACCAAAGAGCAGATCAAAATCGGCGGCCTGCTCGGGCGCCTGCAGATAGAAATCGTTCCGGAATAA
- a CDS encoding universal stress protein — MERKILIAVDGSIHTTNSLNYLCGLFREMDEVKFHLLTIVPCASLPPGKEWMDEQELMNCLPPAAIKKVRAARSAVKKAVQKLEQNGIAADRITSDTKLARGSIAADILGEARRGLYDSLVIGRRGLTKIEELVIGSISNSIVAESHDVPLWIVDGQVDSDKFLLPVDGSYCSLMAADHLAHIMQGNHKCRITLFHSSAMFGGMGKTDQDHLYELWGREWCEEHLGRPDSLFHAPKQILIEGGIAEDNITWLHTFTGIYPSRQILRQALIDGFGTIVIGRRLDKGRKGLFRGVSDALILMGQELAIWVVG; from the coding sequence ATGGAAAGAAAGATCCTCATCGCCGTCGACGGCTCCATTCACACCACCAATTCCCTGAACTATCTCTGCGGACTGTTCAGGGAGATGGACGAGGTGAAGTTTCACCTCCTGACCATAGTGCCCTGCGCGAGCCTTCCCCCCGGCAAGGAATGGATGGATGAGCAGGAACTCATGAACTGCCTCCCTCCCGCGGCGATAAAAAAAGTCCGCGCGGCCCGCAGCGCCGTAAAAAAAGCGGTGCAGAAACTTGAGCAGAACGGCATCGCCGCCGACAGAATCACCAGCGACACCAAACTCGCCCGGGGGTCCATTGCCGCCGATATCCTCGGCGAGGCCCGCCGTGGCCTGTATGACTCTCTGGTCATCGGCAGACGCGGGTTAACAAAGATTGAGGAGCTTGTGATCGGCAGCATCTCCAACTCGATCGTTGCCGAGTCGCACGATGTTCCGCTCTGGATCGTTGATGGCCAGGTGGATTCAGATAAATTCCTGCTCCCGGTCGACGGTTCCTACTGTTCGCTGATGGCTGCAGACCACCTCGCCCATATCATGCAGGGGAATCATAAGTGCCGGATCACTCTCTTCCACTCCTCGGCGATGTTCGGCGGAATGGGCAAAACCGATCAGGACCACCTTTACGAACTGTGGGGCAGAGAGTGGTGCGAGGAACACCTCGGCAGGCCGGACAGCCTTTTCCATGCCCCGAAACAGATCCTGATCGAAGGGGGTATTGCCGAGGACAATATCACCTGGCTCCACACCTTCACCGGGATCTACCCGAGCCGGCAGATCCTCCGCCAGGCCCTGATCGACGGCTTCGGGACCATCGTGATCGGCAGACGTCTTGACAAGGGGCGCAAGGGGCTGTTCCGAGGTGTATCGGACGCCCTGATCCTGATGGGCCAGGAGCTGGCAATCTGGGTCGTCGGCTGA
- a CDS encoding KamA family radical SAM protein yields the protein MKHWRKILAESIKNPDDLPVNLRPDGKDSLTVTEKYPMRINPYYLGLIRNKGDALWRQAVPDPLELNDHLCHVDPLGEEDLSPVPNLIHKYPDRVLFLVHNQCAMYCRFCTRKRKVGTGGFPVNRKSIESGLDYIRRNPTVRDVLVSGGDPLLLEDDHLEWILAGLRSIPTVGIIRIGSRVPCTLPMRVTQKLARLLKKFHPLYLNTHFNHPDEITPDSAAACNRLADAGIPLGCQTVLLKGVNDNPEIIKKLMYGLLLIRVKPYYIFQGDMTRGTDHFRTPIETGLEIMRQLTGFTSGMAVPRLAIDLPGGFGKVPLAPEYMVNRGRETGFRNYRGQYCTYLDPD from the coding sequence ATGAAACACTGGCGGAAAATACTCGCTGAAAGCATAAAAAACCCCGATGACCTGCCCGTAAATCTGCGACCGGATGGGAAGGATTCCCTGACGGTAACAGAAAAGTACCCGATGCGGATCAATCCCTACTATCTGGGGCTGATCAGAAATAAGGGCGATGCCCTCTGGCGGCAGGCGGTCCCCGACCCCCTTGAACTGAACGACCACCTCTGCCACGTCGACCCGCTGGGCGAGGAAGATCTGTCTCCCGTTCCCAACCTGATCCATAAATACCCGGACCGGGTCCTGTTTCTGGTCCACAATCAATGCGCCATGTACTGCCGGTTCTGCACCAGAAAGAGAAAGGTCGGCACCGGGGGTTTCCCGGTAAACCGGAAGTCCATCGAATCGGGACTGGACTATATCAGGCGGAACCCAACGGTCCGGGATGTGCTGGTTTCCGGGGGCGACCCGTTGCTTCTGGAGGATGATCATCTGGAATGGATTCTCGCCGGTCTGCGAAGTATTCCCACGGTCGGCATCATCCGGATCGGCAGCCGCGTCCCCTGCACCCTGCCGATGCGGGTCACTCAAAAACTCGCCCGGCTGCTGAAAAAATTTCACCCGCTCTACCTCAACACCCATTTCAATCATCCGGATGAGATCACCCCTGATTCTGCCGCGGCCTGCAACAGATTGGCCGACGCCGGCATTCCTCTGGGCTGCCAGACCGTCCTCCTGAAAGGTGTCAACGACAACCCGGAAATCATAAAAAAATTAATGTACGGGTTGTTACTGATCCGGGTAAAGCCCTATTATATATTTCAGGGAGACATGACCAGAGGGACCGACCATTTCCGGACGCCGATCGAAACGGGCCTTGAAATCATGAGGCAGCTCACCGGATTCACCTCGGGGATGGCGGTGCCCCGTTTGGCGATTGATCTCCCCGGCGGATTCGGCAAAGTCCCGCTGGCCCCCGAGTATATGGTCAACCGGGGCCGGGAAACCGGGTTCAGAAATTATCGGGGTCAGTACTGCACATACCTTGACCCGGATTGA